In one Lycium barbarum isolate Lr01 chromosome 7, ASM1917538v2, whole genome shotgun sequence genomic region, the following are encoded:
- the LOC132603901 gene encoding short chain aldehyde dehydrogenase 1-like, whose product MARPSSPQSSMAKKFLSLFFLFIIFSFSVATNQHNSGRLEGKVAIITGGASGIGAATARLFVQHGAKVVIADIQDNLGTSLVQEIGNKDTIIYVHCNVAIESDVKNVVDTTIAKFGKLDIMFSNAGVLGNPFPSIQYIDYDVIKNVFDVNFVGGVFCAKHAARVMIPNKKGSIIFTASVVTDVYSAATHVYTASKNALLGLSNNVGVELAKYGIRVNCVSPYAISTPLMLNGFRVNKQMADKWFAEAANLKGHLLGVQDVANAVLYLASDDSKYASGLNLVLDGGYSTTNVAFTEAYRKLFLSTTNKTV is encoded by the exons ATGGCCAGACCATCTTCTCCTCAATCCTCAATGGCCAAAaagtttctttctttatttttcttattCATAATCTTCTCCTTTTCCGTTGCGACGAACCAACACAATAGCGGGAG GCTTGAAGGTAAGGTAGCAATTATAACTGGTGGTGCTAGTGGCATAGGAGCAGCCACAGCTAGGCTTTTTGTTCAACATGGTGCAAAAGTTGTAATTGCTGACATACAAGACAACCTTGGAACTTCCTTGGTACAAGAAATTGGCAACAAAGACACAATTATCTATGTCCATTGCAATGTCGCGATCGAATCGGACGTCAAAAATGTTGTTGATACAACAATTGCCAAATTTGGTAAGCTCGACATAATGTTCAGTAATGCTGGTGTATTGGGTAATCCATTTCCCAGCATCCAATACATAGATTACGACGTAATCAAGAACGTATTCGATGTAAATTTTGTTGGGGGTGTCTTTTGCGCGAAACACGCTGCCAGAGTAATGATTCCGAACAAGAAAGGCTCCATTATCTTCACTGCAAGTGTGGTGACAGATGTTTATAGTGCTGCGACGCACGTCTATACGGCTTCAAAGAATGCACTTTTGGGACTTTCTAATAATGTTGGAGTTGAATTAGCAAAGTATGGAATAAGAGTTAATTGCGTTTCTCCTTATGCAATTAGCACACCTTTAATGCTAAACGGATTTCGAGTAAACAAACAAATGGCGGACAAATGGTTTGCAGAAGCAGCAAATCTGAAAGGACATTTACTAGGTGTACAAGATGTGGCAAATGCAGTTTTGTACTTGGCAAGTGATGATTCTAAATATGCGAGTGGACTGAATCTAGTTCTTGATGGTGGTTATAGTACCACAAATGTGGCTTTCACAGAGGCCTACAggaaattatttttatcaactaCCAACAAAACAGTGTAA